The Xanthobacter flavus genome includes a window with the following:
- a CDS encoding cytochrome c oxidase assembly protein, translated as MDEIVPYCGPAPEVVSTAWNFAPLPLSLAALPLVAAAFIPASRRGAVVFASAMLLVAFVSPLCALTVVLFAARGLHHLLLILAAAPALALAFPIRRSGTHVAGFIGLSVCLWLWHLPAAYTLAWNDPAIYWLMQAGLVGSAWAFWSHVLHAERPRERVAATGSVLALTGQMGLIAALLTFSPRILYPQHAPFVTTYGLDALADQQLAGLVMWVPGMLPLALLGALLLRHSWRELALP; from the coding sequence TTGGACGAGATTGTCCCCTATTGCGGTCCAGCCCCAGAAGTCGTCTCGACGGCCTGGAATTTTGCGCCATTGCCGCTCAGCCTAGCGGCCCTTCCGCTGGTGGCCGCAGCTTTCATCCCAGCGTCGCGCCGGGGGGCGGTGGTCTTCGCCTCCGCAATGCTGTTGGTTGCGTTCGTTTCGCCCCTATGCGCGCTAACGGTCGTGCTGTTCGCTGCGCGGGGTCTGCATCATCTGCTTCTCATTCTCGCCGCGGCGCCAGCGCTGGCCCTGGCCTTCCCCATCCGGCGGTCGGGGACGCACGTGGCCGGGTTCATCGGCCTTTCGGTGTGCCTTTGGCTGTGGCACCTGCCAGCCGCCTATACTCTGGCCTGGAACGACCCGGCCATCTATTGGCTGATGCAGGCAGGACTGGTCGGGTCGGCCTGGGCGTTTTGGTCCCATGTTCTCCACGCGGAGCGCCCGCGCGAACGCGTTGCTGCGACCGGCTCTGTCCTGGCATTGACGGGCCAGATGGGCCTGATCGCCGCCCTGCTTACCTTCTCCCCGCGCATCCTCTACCCGCAACACGCGCCGTTCGTAACCACCTACGGCCTCGATGCCCTCGCCGATCAGCAGCTTGCGGGCCTTGTCATGTGGGTTCCAGGAATGCTTCCGCTCGCGCTGCTCGGCGCGCTGCTCTTGCGGCACAGTTGGCGGGAGCTGGCCCTACCATGA
- a CDS encoding CopD family protein, with protein MIALMKGIHIVALSLWCAGLVVLPVILQIYGRREEVRTQAGFSEFRLLVHAAYTRIVTPAAIVAIAAGTVLIFARGLTAPWLMAKLAVVAAMVLIHAWLGHLATRSAEERGSYSMPLALASLPASLTCMAAVLYLVLAKPDLQPLIEALPRDLRVPQGRSIPSTLVPI; from the coding sequence ATGATCGCCCTGATGAAGGGTATCCATATCGTCGCGCTAAGCCTGTGGTGCGCCGGCCTGGTGGTGCTCCCGGTCATCCTCCAGATCTATGGCCGGCGCGAAGAAGTCCGCACGCAGGCGGGGTTTTCCGAATTCCGGCTGCTGGTCCACGCAGCCTATACGCGCATCGTCACCCCGGCCGCCATCGTCGCCATCGCCGCCGGGACGGTGTTGATCTTCGCCCGCGGGCTGACGGCGCCCTGGCTGATGGCCAAGCTCGCCGTCGTGGCGGCCATGGTTCTCATCCACGCCTGGCTTGGACATTTGGCGACGCGCTCTGCAGAAGAGCGCGGATCCTATTCGATGCCGCTGGCGCTCGCCTCTCTGCCGGCGAGTCTCACCTGCATGGCGGCGGTGCTTTACCTCGTCCTCGCCAAGCCCGATCTGCAGCCCCTGATCGAAGCCCTGCCGCGCGACCTGCGCGTGCCTCAGGGCCGTTCGATCCCCTCGACCCTTGTGCCGATTTGA
- a CDS encoding DUF2231 domain-containing protein, translated as MDTRPELTDPLAERRALQDTETRIALAGHPLHAMLVSFPIALSFSTLGADLLYMWTGNDFWAEAAGYAIFGAFALGVLAGITGTAELLLVRGIRNRSASWTHFILAVMLLSILGANWIIRIGDPEGAVLPVGLALSLLSAGMTALTGWHGGKLVFDYQIGTRVEGIERP; from the coding sequence ATGGATACAAGACCCGAACTGACCGACCCGCTGGCCGAACGCCGAGCTTTGCAGGATACCGAAACCAGGATCGCTCTGGCAGGCCACCCGCTTCACGCGATGCTCGTCTCCTTTCCGATCGCCCTGTCCTTCAGCACGCTCGGTGCCGACCTCCTCTATATGTGGACCGGAAACGACTTCTGGGCGGAGGCGGCCGGCTACGCGATCTTCGGCGCCTTCGCTCTCGGCGTCCTCGCGGGCATCACCGGCACGGCCGAACTGCTGTTGGTACGCGGCATCCGGAACCGCTCCGCAAGCTGGACGCATTTCATCCTCGCCGTGATGCTGCTCTCGATCCTCGGCGCAAACTGGATCATCCGCATCGGCGATCCGGAAGGCGCGGTGCTGCCGGTCGGGCTCGCTCTGTCGCTCCTCTCGGCTGGCATGACCGCCCTGACGGGCTGGCATGGCGGCAAGCTGGTCTTCGATTATCAAATCGGCACAAGGGTCGAGGGGATCGAACGGCCCTGA
- the coxB gene encoding cytochrome c oxidase subunit II, whose translation MKRVACQSDPGFGILQSSAFGQRVGQFGSCIHRRSAAPPSAVKYGALLAVPLLLAAWQGPLSTFSPSGPVAQEIVWLLRVMLAGAAALTLLVLAMVAIGFGRPREIPDKRWTVGLGVMFSLTILTVLLGAALWVGERILPHGTALEVRAHARQWSWTFTHPGAGGPVNTDAVLHIPAGQPVDVLITSEDVIHSFWVPQLGGKMDAIPGRQNRLRIEAHRPGTYDGVCAEFCGQDHAEMRFRVIAHDPADWPPRAQEGRP comes from the coding sequence GTGAAGCGGGTGGCCTGCCAGAGCGATCCTGGTTTCGGTATCCTGCAAAGCTCGGCGTTCGGCCAGCGGGTCGGTCAGTTCGGGTCTTGTATCCATAGGAGATCCGCGGCTCCGCCTTCTGCGGTGAAGTATGGAGCCCTGCTGGCGGTTCCCCTTTTGCTGGCAGCATGGCAAGGCCCGTTGTCCACGTTCTCCCCTTCCGGTCCCGTCGCGCAGGAGATCGTCTGGCTGCTGAGGGTGATGCTCGCGGGCGCCGCGGCGCTCACGCTGCTTGTCCTCGCCATGGTCGCGATCGGCTTCGGCCGCCCGCGCGAAATACCCGACAAGCGCTGGACCGTGGGGCTCGGCGTCATGTTTTCCCTGACCATCCTGACCGTGCTGCTCGGAGCGGCGCTCTGGGTGGGCGAGCGGATTCTGCCGCACGGCACCGCGCTCGAAGTGCGCGCCCATGCTCGGCAATGGTCGTGGACGTTCACCCATCCCGGAGCGGGCGGTCCCGTGAACACGGACGCCGTCCTGCACATTCCGGCCGGCCAACCGGTGGACGTCCTCATCACCTCCGAGGATGTGATCCACTCCTTCTGGGTGCCACAGCTCGGCGGAAAGATGGATGCGATCCCGGGGCGGCAGAACCGCCTCCGCATCGAGGCGCATCGCCCAGGTACCTACGACGGCGTCTGCGCCGAGTTTTGCGGGCAGGATCATGCGGAGATGCGCTTCCGCGTCATTGCGCACGATCCCGCCGACTGGCCGCCCCGCGCGCAGGAGGGCCGCCCATGA
- the ctaD gene encoding cytochrome c oxidase subunit I produces MTTPVSGATGTAPPGNAPREALLLHRELDRVWRNDPGLWGQITAVSHTTLGLRFIATAFVFFGIGGILAMLIRAQLSTQHSAFLDKAIYNQFFTMHGSIMMFLFAIPLLEGLAMYLLPKMLGTRDLAFPRLSALGYWCYLLGGTILVVALLAGVAPGEGWFMYTPLSGRTYSPGVNADIWLLGVTFVEISALSAAIELMVSILRLRAPGMKLTQMPLFAWYILGTAAMMLAGFPPLILGSVLLELERAFGWPFFDPERGGDPLLWQHLFWLFGHPEVYIIFLPAAGVLSTVIPALCRTRIVGYGAIVAAILGMVFLSFGLWVHHMFTVGIPHLALAFFSAASMLVAVPTAVQIFAWIGTLWRGRPELKLPMFYVLGFFLTFVMGGLTGVMLAVVPFNWQAHDTAFVTAHLHYVLIGGFVFPMMAGVTWWMPLMTGRRRIRGLGEAAFWIVLVGFHGTFFIMHLTGLMGMPRRIPTYPDNPEWVWLNLTSSFFGFVMTIGFAVFLMDLVLQALLGKRSPRDPWDAPTLDWAMALPPPNYNFASIPCPALQAVSAREAMLPLARGEGYLPGAPRGQREILVTSVGAARPEHVALLPSNTALPLALALVICGFVLLVLASLYTVAALALVPVAGLIWLWARRMPEAASGADIDVAPGLSLPVRPRLGTTLTLSGMHCLLFANATFFASLLFGLAFLSLVSPGPAMPRWAPDVAVLGAGAAMVLALLAAGTACAGWGLARLDRGGRVTAILRAAAAANLVALLVFSLLVVGHLPDPTRHAADAVRAAIVAYAGLHIAVATLFSAYVVDEARRGELGPGRTGALRTWSVWQGFTVVVSGLGMAGIWAQAVQA; encoded by the coding sequence ATGACGACCCCCGTCTCCGGCGCTACCGGCACGGCTCCCCCCGGCAACGCGCCCCGCGAGGCCCTGCTCCTGCATCGTGAGCTAGACAGGGTCTGGCGCAACGATCCGGGGCTATGGGGCCAGATCACCGCAGTGAGCCACACCACGCTCGGGCTGCGCTTCATAGCGACGGCGTTCGTGTTTTTCGGCATCGGTGGCATCCTCGCCATGCTGATCCGGGCGCAACTGTCGACCCAGCACAGCGCCTTCCTCGACAAGGCCATCTACAACCAGTTCTTCACGATGCACGGCAGCATCATGATGTTCCTGTTCGCCATCCCGCTCCTGGAAGGGTTGGCGATGTATCTGCTGCCGAAGATGCTCGGCACCCGCGATCTGGCTTTCCCCCGCCTCTCCGCGCTCGGCTACTGGTGCTATCTGCTCGGCGGAACGATCCTCGTCGTGGCCCTGCTGGCCGGGGTAGCACCCGGAGAAGGCTGGTTCATGTACACGCCTTTGTCGGGGCGCACCTATTCGCCGGGGGTCAATGCCGACATCTGGCTGCTGGGCGTCACTTTCGTCGAGATTTCCGCCCTCTCGGCGGCGATCGAGCTAATGGTCTCGATCCTGCGCCTCAGGGCGCCCGGCATGAAGCTGACGCAGATGCCGCTGTTCGCCTGGTACATTTTGGGAACCGCGGCGATGATGCTGGCCGGCTTTCCCCCGCTCATCCTCGGTTCAGTGCTGCTGGAGCTGGAACGCGCATTCGGCTGGCCCTTCTTCGATCCGGAGCGGGGCGGCGATCCGCTGCTGTGGCAGCACCTCTTCTGGCTGTTCGGCCATCCGGAGGTCTACATCATCTTCCTGCCGGCCGCGGGCGTGCTCTCCACCGTCATTCCGGCGCTTTGCCGCACGCGGATCGTCGGCTACGGCGCCATCGTCGCCGCGATCCTCGGCATGGTCTTCCTGAGCTTCGGGCTGTGGGTCCACCACATGTTTACGGTGGGCATCCCGCATCTGGCGCTGGCCTTCTTCTCCGCCGCCTCGATGTTGGTCGCAGTGCCCACCGCCGTGCAGATCTTCGCCTGGATCGGCACCCTGTGGCGCGGCCGGCCCGAGCTGAAGCTGCCGATGTTCTACGTGCTCGGCTTCTTTCTCACCTTCGTGATGGGCGGTCTCACCGGCGTGATGCTGGCGGTCGTGCCCTTCAACTGGCAGGCGCATGACACCGCCTTCGTGACGGCGCATCTGCACTACGTCCTGATCGGCGGCTTCGTGTTCCCGATGATGGCGGGCGTGACCTGGTGGATGCCGCTGATGACCGGCCGGCGGCGCATCCGCGGGCTGGGAGAGGCAGCGTTCTGGATCGTCCTTGTCGGCTTCCACGGGACCTTCTTCATCATGCACCTGACCGGGCTGATGGGCATGCCGCGTCGCATCCCCACCTATCCCGACAATCCCGAATGGGTCTGGCTGAACCTCACCTCCTCCTTCTTCGGCTTCGTCATGACCATCGGTTTCGCCGTTTTCCTCATGGATCTCGTGCTGCAGGCGCTGCTGGGCAAGCGCAGCCCGCGCGACCCATGGGATGCGCCGACGCTGGACTGGGCGATGGCGCTGCCCCCGCCGAACTACAATTTCGCCTCCATTCCCTGCCCCGCACTGCAGGCGGTGAGCGCCCGGGAGGCCATGCTTCCGCTGGCGCGGGGCGAGGGCTACCTGCCCGGCGCGCCGCGCGGCCAGCGCGAGATCCTCGTGACTTCAGTCGGGGCAGCACGCCCCGAGCACGTCGCGCTGCTGCCGTCAAACACGGCGTTGCCGCTGGCCCTTGCACTCGTCATCTGCGGCTTCGTGCTTCTGGTTCTGGCGAGCCTTTATACGGTCGCCGCTCTGGCGCTCGTCCCGGTCGCGGGCCTCATCTGGCTATGGGCCCGGCGGATGCCTGAGGCAGCGAGTGGGGCGGACATCGACGTCGCGCCGGGATTAAGCCTGCCGGTCCGTCCCCGCCTTGGAACGACGCTGACGCTGAGCGGCATGCACTGCTTGCTGTTCGCGAACGCGACCTTCTTCGCCTCGCTCCTGTTCGGGCTGGCCTTTCTCTCGCTTGTCTCTCCTGGTCCCGCCATGCCGCGTTGGGCGCCCGATGTGGCCGTCTTGGGGGCGGGCGCGGCGATGGTCCTCGCCCTCCTGGCGGCTGGCACGGCCTGCGCCGGATGGGGGCTGGCACGGCTCGATCGCGGCGGGCGAGTCACAGCCATCCTGCGCGCGGCCGCGGCCGCCAATCTGGTCGCGCTGCTGGTTTTTTCGCTGCTTGTCGTCGGACACCTTCCCGACCCGACCCGCCATGCCGCCGATGCGGTGCGCGCAGCGATCGTTGCCTATGCGGGACTGCACATCGCGGTCGCGACGCTGTTCAGCGCCTATGTGGTGGACGAAGCCCGCAGGGGCGAACTGGGGCCGGGCCGAACCGGCGCTCTGCGGACCTGGAGCGTCTGGCAGGGCTTCACCGTTGTGGTGAGCGGATTGGGCATGGCCGGCATCTGGGCACAGGCGGTGCAGGCATGA
- a CDS encoding ester cyclase, with amino-acid sequence MADEGHIASRIRFDCAPSGEFLGLPLNGRRIVLYEHAFYTLVGGKIAEVFSVIDKTGIEAQLTF; translated from the coding sequence GTGGCTGATGAAGGTCATATCGCGTCCAGGATACGCTTCGATTGCGCGCCGTCCGGCGAATTTCTCGGGTTGCCATTAAACGGAAGGCGCATCGTGCTTTATGAGCACGCCTTTTATACTTTGGTCGGAGGCAAAATCGCCGAGGTGTTTTCTGTGATCGACAAGACGGGAATCGAAGCTCAGCTCACGTTCTAG